The following are encoded in a window of Maridesulfovibrio ferrireducens genomic DNA:
- a CDS encoding lysylphosphatidylglycerol synthase transmembrane domain-containing protein, giving the protein MLSNFAVKKDVIRFLVKILSILFIVWLCFAFRSKLPSAEVWRSVYSQEFRSAGFHFILLFSLALFLRSIRFGILFHLCAFVSLARSILLFPWIFTVGAFTPFRLGEGVRLLWVNRFGGSKSLALVYFFAERFSDLLCLLIILLVGSYRFLSLSEYSAEIFCFMLAVVLAVYLIIWKWHDFMAELAYSRFEGRFGKVLGDFLTGFNYMNNFPLHMSVLLLTIAIWVIMITAFFCMFNATLRLDETLPAAALTLASVNLAGLFSFIPGNTGSYHLAALGSLSAFGVQVEIGIVTITVMHGLNILTTFFWGVLSRLAMFFMVNQSIDSAHD; this is encoded by the coding sequence ATGTTGTCTAACTTTGCGGTAAAAAAAGATGTGATCCGATTTCTTGTTAAAATACTGTCAATCTTGTTTATTGTCTGGTTGTGCTTTGCCTTTCGTAGTAAACTGCCCTCGGCTGAAGTCTGGAGATCTGTTTATTCTCAAGAGTTTCGCAGCGCTGGTTTTCATTTTATACTTTTGTTTTCTTTGGCTCTTTTCCTTCGCAGTATTCGTTTTGGGATACTTTTCCATCTCTGCGCATTTGTCAGCTTAGCAAGGTCAATTCTCCTTTTTCCATGGATATTTACCGTAGGTGCATTCACCCCTTTTCGACTTGGTGAAGGAGTCCGTTTGCTGTGGGTAAACAGGTTTGGAGGGAGCAAGTCACTGGCTTTGGTATATTTTTTTGCAGAGAGGTTCTCTGATCTGCTTTGCCTGCTTATAATCTTGCTGGTGGGCAGTTATCGTTTTTTAAGTTTATCAGAGTACTCCGCAGAAATTTTTTGCTTTATGCTGGCAGTTGTGCTCGCCGTATATTTAATTATTTGGAAATGGCACGATTTTATGGCGGAGTTGGCATATTCTCGTTTTGAAGGGCGATTTGGTAAAGTTCTTGGTGATTTTCTGACCGGATTCAATTACATGAATAATTTCCCCTTGCACATGAGTGTCCTGTTGCTGACCATTGCTATCTGGGTTATTATGATTACTGCTTTTTTTTGCATGTTTAATGCAACTTTGAGGCTCGATGAAACCCTTCCAGCTGCGGCTTTGACGTTGGCGTCTGTTAATTTGGCGGGGTTGTTCTCATTTATTCCGGGAAACACAGGCAGCTACCATTTGGCTGCCTTGGGTTCTTTGAGTGCTTTCGGGGTGCAGGTAGAAATTGGAATTGTGACTATCACAGTCATGCACGGATTGAATATTTTGACTACGTTTTTCTGGGGAGTGTTAAGTAGGTTAGCCATGTTCTTCATGGTCAATCAGAGTATTGACTCGGCACATGACTGA
- a CDS encoding NAD-dependent epimerase/dehydratase family protein, which produces MNFLVTGATGMIGRRVVRILVESGDKVIAPIRSVRKAQDCFNDLGDGILFVDWNTENISNLLKDVEDLHVIHLAAPGVIPGERNWDNLIEGAVSLSVQTVLALKNASTKCFIHTGSCLEYGPSATMTTIPETHCLDGLCDYGAAKAASYLCAKAAASKVGIRFICARLFGVYGEEEAPGRLIPYLVSKLRNGEEVDLTLGEQVRDFLYVDDAAKALIELARNAECLEHSVYNVCSGAGIQICDMALKISKAVGADNSLLKFGARPYREDEPMYIVGDNKRLQDSLVWSQSFSIDEGLRQTVTRLLQK; this is translated from the coding sequence ATGAACTTTCTTGTTACTGGTGCAACCGGCATGATTGGGAGAAGGGTTGTCCGCATTCTTGTTGAATCCGGAGACAAAGTGATAGCTCCGATAAGAAGTGTCAGGAAGGCTCAAGACTGTTTTAATGATTTAGGTGACGGCATTTTATTCGTTGACTGGAATACTGAAAATATTTCTAATCTTTTGAAGGATGTTGAGGATCTGCATGTGATTCATTTGGCGGCTCCGGGGGTGATTCCTGGTGAGCGTAATTGGGATAATTTAATTGAAGGGGCAGTATCTCTTAGTGTTCAGACAGTTCTAGCTTTGAAAAATGCATCTACAAAATGTTTTATTCATACTGGGAGCTGCCTTGAATATGGACCTTCCGCAACGATGACAACTATACCTGAAACACATTGTCTTGACGGGCTTTGCGATTATGGGGCCGCTAAAGCTGCTTCTTACCTCTGTGCTAAGGCTGCAGCAAGTAAGGTTGGTATCCGGTTTATATGCGCAAGGCTTTTCGGTGTTTACGGCGAAGAAGAAGCTCCGGGGCGGCTAATACCTTATCTTGTGAGTAAGCTCAGAAACGGTGAAGAAGTTGATTTGACTCTCGGCGAGCAAGTGCGTGATTTTCTTTACGTAGACGATGCTGCGAAGGCTTTGATTGAACTTGCCCGTAATGCAGAATGCCTTGAACATAGTGTTTATAATGTTTGTTCTGGAGCAGGAATTCAAATTTGTGATATGGCACTTAAAATTTCTAAGGCCGTAGGCGCAGATAATAGTTTGCTCAAATTCGGAGCACGTCCATACCGAGAAGATGAGCCTATGTATATAGTTGGTGATAATAAGCGCTTGCAGGATTCTTTGGTTTGGAGTCAGTCCTTTAGCATTGACGAAGGACTCAGGCAAACCGTAACCAGACTTCTTCAGAAGTAG
- the rfbF gene encoding glucose-1-phosphate cytidylyltransferase codes for MKTVLLAGGYGTRISEESATRPKPMVEIGGRPILWHIMEMYASHGYNDFVVACGYKSAYIKQYFSSVTQQLNNLSINLGTGVIETIGKHAPDWKVTLMDTGLNTMTGGRLRRLAPYLDSTFMVTYGDGVSNVDITKLVEFHKSHGKLATVTAVRPPARFGSLILDDSKVKCFSEKNPVSEGWINGGFFVLEPEVLDYISGDEVPFETDPLSNLSKDGQLMAYLHDGFWKCMDTLRDKVQLEQMWQKGDAPWMLR; via the coding sequence ATGAAGACAGTATTGCTAGCTGGTGGATATGGTACAAGAATATCTGAAGAGAGTGCCACTCGTCCTAAGCCTATGGTGGAGATCGGTGGGAGGCCTATTCTTTGGCATATCATGGAGATGTATGCATCGCATGGTTATAATGATTTTGTTGTTGCTTGCGGCTACAAGTCTGCATATATCAAACAGTATTTTTCCAGTGTTACCCAGCAATTAAATAATCTGAGCATTAACCTTGGGACCGGGGTGATTGAAACTATCGGTAAACATGCTCCGGACTGGAAGGTTACGTTAATGGATACCGGTTTGAATACAATGACAGGAGGCAGGCTTCGTCGTCTGGCCCCTTATTTGGATTCAACTTTCATGGTTACTTATGGGGATGGTGTAAGTAATGTTGATATCACTAAGCTGGTAGAGTTTCACAAGTCTCATGGCAAGCTGGCCACAGTGACTGCTGTGCGTCCTCCTGCTCGCTTCGGAAGTCTTATTCTCGATGATAGCAAGGTTAAGTGTTTTTCAGAGAAAAACCCGGTTTCTGAAGGCTGGATCAATGGGGGATTTTTTGTTCTTGAGCCCGAAGTATTGGATTATATTAGTGGTGATGAAGTTCCTTTCGAAACAGATCCGTTGAGCAATTTATCAAAGGACGGACAGTTGATGGCTTATCTGCACGATGGTTTTTGGAAGTGTATGGATACATTACGTGATAAGGTTCAGTTAGAACAAATGTGGCAGAAAGGAGATGCACCATGGATGCTGCGATAG
- the rfbG gene encoding CDP-glucose 4,6-dehydratase has protein sequence MDAAIESLNSAPWYAGKRVLVTGHTGFCGSWLSQWLIREGAFVTGVALENDSPHALYKVLGLTGKMDSTLGDIRDRGVIADVFQRSRPDIVFHLAAQPLVKLSYEDPEETFESNVLGTLNILRAAHKVGTVKSFVNITSDKAYQNNEWCWGYRENDRIGGHDPYSCSKACADLLATSFHLSYCQSDSAMSLGTARAGNIIGGGDWAQDRIIPDICRAAIEKKPVVLRNPQGVRPWQHVLEPLRGYMALGKALYEGRFKGEAFNFGPGRESSCTVDELTKAMHRLIGGSIEYNVSPAAVHEAGLLTLDIAKSISRLGWKPVLKIEESLQLTAEFYLAQMDSPEKVPSMLDSQIEYYCNRLSE, from the coding sequence ATGGATGCTGCGATAGAAAGTCTTAACTCGGCACCTTGGTATGCAGGAAAGCGTGTCCTAGTTACCGGACATACAGGGTTTTGCGGTTCGTGGTTGAGTCAGTGGCTAATCCGTGAAGGGGCGTTTGTCACTGGGGTGGCGTTGGAGAATGACAGTCCTCATGCTCTTTACAAGGTCCTCGGTCTGACTGGAAAAATGGATTCAACTTTGGGAGATATCCGGGACCGTGGGGTAATTGCGGATGTTTTTCAAAGAAGTCGCCCGGATATTGTTTTCCATTTGGCAGCTCAACCCCTAGTGAAGCTTTCATATGAAGATCCAGAGGAAACTTTTGAAAGTAATGTCCTGGGGACATTGAATATTTTGCGGGCAGCGCACAAGGTTGGCACGGTAAAGTCCTTTGTGAATATAACAAGTGACAAAGCGTATCAAAATAATGAGTGGTGTTGGGGATATCGCGAAAATGACCGTATCGGCGGGCATGATCCGTACAGTTGTTCCAAGGCGTGTGCAGATTTGTTGGCAACTTCTTTTCACCTTTCTTACTGTCAGAGTGATTCGGCAATGAGCTTGGGAACTGCCCGTGCTGGTAATATCATAGGTGGCGGGGACTGGGCACAGGACCGAATTATCCCTGATATCTGCCGGGCTGCTATTGAAAAAAAACCGGTGGTTTTGCGAAATCCTCAGGGTGTGAGGCCCTGGCAACATGTGCTGGAACCCCTGCGGGGATACATGGCTCTTGGAAAGGCTTTGTATGAAGGCAGATTCAAGGGAGAGGCCTTTAACTTTGGCCCTGGAAGGGAAAGCTCGTGTACTGTGGATGAGTTGACCAAAGCTATGCATCGGTTGATTGGAGGAAGCATTGAATATAATGTTTCACCGGCGGCAGTGCATGAAGCAGGGCTTTTGACTCTTGATATTGCAAAATCAATTTCCAGATTGGGCTGGAAGCCTGTTTTAAAGATCGAAGAGTCGTTACAATTAACCGCAGAGTTTTATTTGGCGCAAATGGATTCTCCTGAAAAGGTTCCGTCTATGCTGGATAGTCAAATTGAATATTACTGCAACAGGTTGTCTGAGTGA